The sequence CTGTCCAGGGAATTGATGAATCCACCGACCGGTGGACATTCAGGCGGAAGGGGCAGGGCATGGTGGACCTCTACTTCCAGAACGGCATCCTGGTGCGCATTGTCCGTTGAACTCCAGATGCCGCTCATCCCCCCGCGCCCGCAACTCGCACACCAGGAATTAACTACGACCAAATATATAAATTGACGTGCGCATTTGTTTGAAGTTAGTAACTGGAAACCGCGGTCCCTTCGTGCTAGACTATGCGTACCATGCCGTCTAATTTCTTCTGGTTTTCAAGCAACATGATCGCGGGTATGGAGCGGCCGGGGAGCCACTGCTCCATCGAGGACGACCTCGCCTTTTTGAAGCGCGCGGGGATAGAGATTGTGATCTCCCTGACCATCGATCCGCTCCAGAGGCTCGCCGCCGACCGATACGATTTTGAGCTCTTCCATATTCCGATCGCCGATGGCGCCGCGCCCACCATCGCGCAGATCGAGCATTTCGTGAGCTACCTCAACTACGGTCTGCGCGACGGGAAAAAGATGGTCGTCCACTGCGGGGCGGGATACGGGAGGACGGGGACGATGTTTGCGTGCTACCTGGTCAACCGCGGCGCGACCGCTGAGGGGGCGATCATGGAGATGCGGAAGAAAATGCCGCTCGCGATCGAAAACACGCAGCAGGAGGCGCGGATCGCCGACTACGAACGCTACCTGAATGGGAGAGAAACCAGGAGCGAGTAGCCGGCAGTTCGTCGCTCGCACACCCATCTGCATGACCGTTTGCTGGGTGGATTTTCTCATTGTATCATATCTCGATAGCTCGATGGCTCGATAGCTTAAGAGGAGGTCACCTACATGATGGACGCACTTGTCTCCCTCTGCAAACGGAGGGGGTTTATCTTTCAATCAAGCGAGATCTATGGGGGGCTCAACAGCTGCTGGGACTACGGCCCCCTCGGCGTCGAGCTCAAGAACAACATCAAGCGCTTCTGGTGGCGGTCCATGACCCAGCTCAGGGA is a genomic window of Candidatus Auribacterota bacterium containing:
- a CDS encoding dual specificity protein phosphatase family protein, which codes for MPSNFFWFSSNMIAGMERPGSHCSIEDDLAFLKRAGIEIVISLTIDPLQRLAADRYDFELFHIPIADGAAPTIAQIEHFVSYLNYGLRDGKKMVVHCGAGYGRTGTMFACYLVNRGATAEGAIMEMRKKMPLAIENTQQEARIADYERYLNGRETRSE